The Deltaproteobacteria bacterium genome contains the following window.
CTGCCGCCGTGAGCTTCTATGACGCGTTTCACTATACATAGGCCAGCACCAGTCCCTTCATATTCTCGATCGCTATAAAGTCGCTTAAAGATTTCAAAGATTCTCTCATGGTGCTTAGGATCAATGCCAATTCCATTATCAGTGACAAAAAATTCGTAATTGTCGTTGGTCTCTACAAAGCCAATTTCTATTATGGGGTGGGGTTTTGCAGTCTTATGAGAGAATTTTATGGCGTTGCCAATTAGGTTTATTAATGCCTCCTTAAGTTTAATCCTATCTGCGGTTAGAATTGGAAGATTCGATTGAATGATGATTTCTGCCTGATGTACCCGGATGTCGTGCTCTAAATGCGCAAGTACGGACTGCATTAAGTCGCTAATATCAGTTGGTTCGAATGGGTTGTGTATACGGGTAATTCGCGACAGGCTAAGGAGGTCGTCGATTAACTTTTGCATCTGACTGCAACATTTAGTTATTCGTTCGAGCAACTGTTTGCCATTGTCGTCAAGTTGTTCAGCGCAATCTTGCTGTAGAAAGCCCGCCAATGACGCAATCCCCCTTAGAGGAGTGCGCAAATCGTGACTTGCTGTATATACGAATTGGTCTAGTTCTGCATTTACCTTTACTAAGAGTTCTTTTTGCTCATTGAGCTGCACTTCGTTAAATTTCCTAGTAGTAATGTCCTGGCTAATGGCGACATATGACATTATTCTCCCCTGTTCATCCCTTACCGGAGTAATAGTTGCGTCTGCGTAGTAGAGACTGCCGTCCTTCCTGCGGTTTATTACTTCGGAATGCCAAGTTTCCCCCGACGCGATGGTGGTCCAGAGTCGCTCATAAAAAGCCTGGTCGTGGGCTCCAGATTTGATGAGCCGCATTGTCTGCCCTTTGGCCTCCTCGTTGGAGTACCCAGTGGTATCGACAAATGCTCGGTTTACCCACTGGATTTCTCCCTTTGAATTAGTAATAACTATCAAGTTGGCTGCTGCTCCAAGCGCACTAGACTGCAGGTGCAGGCGTCTGGCGTTTTCCTTTAGGTATTCCTGGCTTTGCTTTAAGCTAGCTGTCATCTTATTAAACACTTCACCTAGATGGGCAATTTCGTCGTCTCCCTTTATGTCTACCGTTGTACTTAGGTCGCCGGCGGCAACGCGATCTGCCGCACGGGTGAGGCCAACCACGGGATTTGAGATGTTTTTTGCAGCCAATAATGCTAGTGCGGTCGATATAAGGATAGTTGCTAAACTGACAAACAATGTAAGTAGCCTTAGTTGCTCGATTGGTCGCAACGCCTCACTGTGGTCCTGTTGTGTGATGAGAACCCATTTTGCGTTGTTTAGCTCAATTATCGCCGATGCGCCAACAACTAAGACCTGGCGAGCATTCATCCATGTTCCACTAGTCTCTCGGTTGCGTTCGATGAATTCCTTTACTGGTGGCATTGCAAGCTTGTCTAGCGCACGATCTTCCGACGAAAGTGTTCTGCCAGTAACTAGTTCCCCATCGCGATTTACTACATATGTCATGCCTGTCGCGCTGATGCGGTTAGGTCTATTGCTGTGCGAGCTGCCAGATCCTAAAACAGCGTCAAGTATTCTGCTGTCGTAGTAGAGCGCCATCACTCCAAGGTTTTTAATAGGCTGCTCGCGAGAGTATATGGGAACGGCAATGACTAAGGTAGAACTCTGTCGGGACGAGAATCCCTCCTCGTCGACGCCGAGCGAACGCATTTCGGCCACGTATGCTTCGTTATTGACGTGGCGATATGGAATGTCGGGGGCCAAGGGCAGCCCTGATCTAATTGGAATTGTTGAGCTTATCACTACGCCTTGATGGTCAATTACATCAATGGCTATAAGGTTCTTAGCCAGGGCAAGGCTGTTCTTTGCAAGATGCGCGCTTAGCAATAGACGACTTGAGTCAATTTGAATTGGATTTACCAATGACTCAGTAATCGATCTCAAATGATCTCGCACAAACCCGTCAGACGCAAAGTCCGTAGCCCTTGTTTTTAACGTATCAATTAGAAGCATTACAGCCTCTGCCTTAAAGTGGCTAAAGGCACTTAAGTTTTGGTAAGTAGACTGCTCGATCGAGGCTCGGGCTTTCTTGTAGCCCCATACTCCAATCACCAACAAGGGTAGGAGTGAGATCGCCAAGAGTGTAATGACTAACTTCTGCCGAATAGATAACTTAAGTAGACGCACCATAACTGTTAAGATGCAGCTAAATCGAATTAACGCTTAGATATCAGCACTGCGGAGTATGCTAGCAACAGCAAAGCTGATGCAATAGATACGAAATCCGCCCAGAACCAAAGTGTACTCTCGCCAAAAGTTAACAACACCTCATCGCTGCTGGGAATTAATGCTAAAAATCCCGGGCTCGCCATAAATATTTGATCTCCGCTATCTGCTTTCCAGCTAGGATGATAGGCAAATTTTAAGTAATGTGCTTTTCCTGCACAGTTTGTTTGGAGTTTTAGATGATTGAAATAAACCTCTACTTTAGGCGCGCAGTTATCACTTTCTTCCCAAATAGTGGTGTCGAGCATTTTTATTTTTAGAAAGCTAGCCATGCCAGGATTGCTTGTGCCGCTATGTATAAGCATTGGGCTATTGCCCTCGTGCTCGATAAACCACTCTAAAAACTGTTTTTTCCAATTTGCTTCCCTGGATAATTCTGGAATTTGCCGAAAAACTTCTACCAGCTCGGGTTGAACAATCAAGCGAAACAAGTGCCAGGGACCATGCTTGCCGACTTCAGTGAGTTCCTCATTCAGTCGAGCTTGCGCTAATACCTCGTCAGTGACTAAAATTAGTTCGCCAACTCCAAAAAGCTTAACTTTTGGAATTGCCTTTTGAATGTCATAGTCCGGGCATTTGACATGGCTAAAAATGCAACTCGGCGTTTTACTTACGAGAGCTTGAATATACCATATCATGGGTGCAACGATGTTTGCCTCAGCGTAGACGCTTTCTAAGGTGGATCGGTTTGCAAAATACGGTAGCATTTCAAAAACTCGTGTTGTCCCAGCGGCCTCGCTTATCTCGTTATGCTCGTAAACTACTCGTGGTAGTGAAAAATCTCCGCGAAGCTCTTTAGAAAGTTCCGTGAGCGCTGGGTACAGCTCCTTAGATTTCCAGCCAGAAAGATTCCACTGAAGCCAACCGGGGAAGCTGACGACGTGAATGTGCGTCCACCAGAGGGATGAAACAATGATTGCAATGCTCCCAAGACATGTTGAAATTTTGCCAATGGAAAGTAATAGGCCGCCAACCGCTATGCCACTCATTACGCATAGAATGAGATAAACCTGCGGCAATGCTCGTATGTTTACTAAGCCAAGTTTAGGAAAAACAAAGTAATAGGCAAGATAAACGCAGATGGGAACAAACCAAAATAAAAACCCATGAGCTGAGTTCTGTCTTTGAAATCTAAGTAATGCTTTAAGAGGCACCTTCTTTAATAGCTTCCGAGGAATCGGCAAGGCCAATAGAACTCCAATTATACAAGGAAGGAGAATGACTGGAAGGTATTCCTCCATGCTGTCTCCAAACACCCACGTCATCGGAAGTGCTGTAGTCCACTGTTGATTATCTATCATGGGGACAGTGTGCCAAGCCGAAAGAAGCAAGGCTAACACGCCGGAGAGGAATGCGAGTTTCAACCTGAGTCTTACAGTTGAATGGGGATAAAAAAAGACAAATGCCAACAAAAATGGGGGAATGCCTAGCATTACGTAGGCATGGCTCGTAGTTACGGCGGCAAACCAGAGAGACGACCAGAAAGGACTTCGCTGCTCTCTAATCTCAACAGCTAGTGCACCTATGCCAAGAAATAGAAAGTTTAGTGCATACAAATGCGCAAATTGACCGGCTAAAGTAGAAAGAGTATTGCCTCCCCACATCGAGAAAGACTCGTTGTACAAGGCAAACAAACTAAAAGTCATGGCAAGCAGTGGTTTCGGGTGCTTAAACCCAAGCTTTTTAACTCCCCAGTAAACTGCGAGCGGAAGAGTTGCTATTGGCAATATTCCACCGACGTTAAACGCCATGCCAAGCGGCAATACGAGCGACAGAGCGCACATTATGAGGAATGGCAAGGGGAAATAATGAACTAGTTGCGGCTCGCCTGCTAGGTTGCCTGGATTCCAGACTCGAATTAGAAAATTTGGCAGGCCATGACTTACT
Protein-coding sequences here:
- a CDS encoding PAS domain S-box protein, with translation MVRLLKLSIRQKLVITLLAISLLPLLVIGVWGYKKARASIEQSTYQNLSAFSHFKAEAVMLLIDTLKTRATDFASDGFVRDHLRSITESLVNPIQIDSSRLLLSAHLAKNSLALAKNLIAIDVIDHQGVVISSTIPIRSGLPLAPDIPYRHVNNEAYVAEMRSLGVDEEGFSSRQSSTLVIAVPIYSREQPIKNLGVMALYYDSRILDAVLGSGSSHSNRPNRISATGMTYVVNRDGELVTGRTLSSEDRALDKLAMPPVKEFIERNRETSGTWMNARQVLVVGASAIIELNNAKWVLITQQDHSEALRPIEQLRLLTLFVSLATILISTALALLAAKNISNPVVGLTRAADRVAAGDLSTTVDIKGDDEIAHLGEVFNKMTASLKQSQEYLKENARRLHLQSSALGAAANLIVITNSKGEIQWVNRAFVDTTGYSNEEAKGQTMRLIKSGAHDQAFYERLWTTIASGETWHSEVINRRKDGSLYYADATITPVRDEQGRIMSYVAISQDITTRKFNEVQLNEQKELLVKVNAELDQFVYTASHDLRTPLRGIASLAGFLQQDCAEQLDDNGKQLLERITKCCSQMQKLIDDLLSLSRITRIHNPFEPTDISDLMQSVLAHLEHDIRVHQAEIIIQSNLPILTADRIKLKEALINLIGNAIKFSHKTAKPHPIIEIGFVETNDNYEFFVTDNGIGIDPKHHERIFEIFKRLYSDREYEGTGAGLCIVKRVIEAHGG